In Apium graveolens cultivar Ventura chromosome 10, ASM990537v1, whole genome shotgun sequence, the following are encoded in one genomic region:
- the LOC141692262 gene encoding putative chlorophyll(ide) b reductase NYC1, chloroplastic, whose product MATMAKLHISPLDYHHRTGQPPLFHRHVAMWDPISLKGRRSFVQKCKSFRQEKESEVVGNKKELESSEMKTERGVYKLMSSLKSSILRVSKLRVDKKFVEEFEDNLSSMALHVGRYIVTMMGTGVILLTGFQLTGGDGQLNDLIWYSWLGGIIIGTMIGSNMVLDEVSRAGPRNVVITGSTRGLGKALAREFLLSGDRVVVASRSQESVEMTIKELEDSLKECLESADDFSKRSLKYAEVVGIACDVSDPKDVKKLSDFAVNEFGSINIWINNAGTNKGFRPLLQFSDEDIQQIVSTNLVGSIICTREAMRVMGEQHKGGHIFNMDGAGSGGSSTPLTAVYGSTKCGLRQLQSSLLKESKKSKVGVHTASPGMVLTDLLLSGSTVQNKQMFNIICELPETVAMTLVPRMRVVKGNGKAINYLTPPRILVALVTAWVRRGRWFDDKGRALYASEADRLRNWAESRTRLSITDAMESYTEDTWVSVFSLSVVCAFIILSSTLNS is encoded by the exons ATGGCCACAATGGCTAAACTACACATTTCACCCCTAGATTATCATCACCGGACCGGCCAACCGCCGTTGTTTCACCGGCATGTTGCCATGTGGGATCCAATATCTTTAAAGGGTCGTAGGAGTTTTGTGCAGAAGTGCAAGTCTTTTAGACAAGAAAAGGAAAGTGAAGTGGTTGGTAATAAGAAAGAATTGGAAAGTAGTGAGATGAAAACAGAAAGAGGTGTTTATAAGCTTATGAGTTCTCTTAAATCTTCAATTTTAAGGGTTTCTAAATTACGTGTGGATAAAAAGTTTGTGGAGGAATTTGAGGATAATTTATCATCT ATGGCACTCCATGTTGGTAGATATATTGTGACTATGATGGGAACTGGAGTAATATTATTAACTGGATTTCAGTTGACTG GTGGAGATGGTCAGCTGAATGATTTGATATGGTATAGTTGGCTTGGTGGGATTATTATTGGAACAATGATCGGTTCCAACATGGTTTTAGATGAAGTGAGCCGGGCAGGTCCAAGGAATGTTGTCATCACGGGAAG TACAAGAGGACTGGGGAAAGCTCTAGCCCGTGAATTTTTACTTTCTGGAGACCGAGTGGTTGTGGCATCTCGTAG CCAAGAGTCTGTGGAAATGACTATCAAAGAACTTGAGGACAGCCTAAAAGAATGTCTGGAAAGTGCAGATGACTTCTCTAAGAGAAGTTTGAAGTATGCAGAAGTTGTTGGCATAGCTTGTGATGTTAGTGATCCTAAAGATGTGAAAAAGTTGTCAGACTTCGCTGTTAACGAATTCGGTTCCATTAATATTTGG ATAAACAATGCTGGAACAAATAAAGGTTTCAGACCTTTGCTGCAGTTTAGTGATGAAGACATTCAACAG ATTGTCTCGACAAACTTGGTTGGATCGATAATTTGCACCCGTGAAGCTATGCGTGTAATGGGAGAACAACATAAGGGAGGTCACATATTCAATATGGACGGTGCTGGTTCGGGGGGATCTAGCACTCCTTTGACAGCTGT TTACGGGTCAACGAAGTGTGGTCTTAGGCAGCTTCAATCATCATTGTTAAAGGAGAGTAAAAAGTCAAAAGTCGGAGTACATACAGCTTCTCCAGGCATGGTTCTGACCGACTTGCTTCTAAG TGGTTCGACTGTCCAAAACAAGCAAATGTTTAACATCATCTGTGAGCTTCCGGAGACAGTTGCAATGACTTTGGTTCCACGGATGCGAGTAGTAAAGGGAAATGGAAAGGCTATCAATTACTTGACCCCTCCCAGGATTTTAGTTGCCTTGGTGACTGCATGGGTACGACGCGGTCGCTGGTTTGATGACAAG GGAAGAGCACTATATGCATCAGAAGCTGATAGGCTTCGGAACTGGGCCGAAAGCCGGACTCGGTTATCAATTACAGACGCCATGGAATCTTACACTGAGGATACATGGGTTTCGGTTTTCTCTCTTTCCGTGGTTTGTGCTTTCATTATCCTCTCCAGTACCCTAAACTCTTAA